A genome region from Cucumis sativus cultivar 9930 chromosome 4, Cucumber_9930_V3, whole genome shotgun sequence includes the following:
- the LOC101213872 gene encoding beta-1,2-xylosyltransferase XYXT1, with product MIHQYMRYQPWKKGVSSGKTHFHRVEDEEGGEVGMMGCEEFYYSASAYKKANKPKFLFLLFLSFLSCSIIFAPHFFSSSFSPFYSFGVQNDDLSVDKEVFAPLCSSIPNGTICCDRSSIRSDICIMKGDIRTDSSSSSIFLYTSPDSPIEFDDDHGVIQVEKIKPYTRKWEKNTMDTIDELELIVKRKSNDIDQKHRCDVRHNVPAVFFSTGGYTGNVYHEFNDGILPLYITSHSMNKEVVFVILEYHKWWLTKYADILSQLSNYPVIDLRKNNKTHCFPQVIAGLRIHDELTVDPSLMEGGKSIVDFRNLLDKAYQPRIRELIRQEELEAKISLHRSKRPKLVVLSRKGSSRVITNEKLMVKMAERMGFEVKVLRPDKTTELAKIYREVNESNVLVGVHGAAMTHSLFMRPNAVFIQIIPLGTVWAAETYYGEPAKKLGLKYIGYEIGAKESSLYSNHNKDDPVLVNPDSITKKGWEYTKKIYLDGQNVRLNLGRFEKRLERAYYYCIARARDGRSH from the exons ATGATTCATCAATACATGCGTTATCAGCCATGGAAAAAAGGGGTGAGTTCGGgaaaaactcattttcatCGTgtagaagatgaagaaggagGAGAAGTGGGTATGATGGGATGTGAAGAGTTTTATTACTCTGCCTCTGCTTACAAGAAAGCTAATAAACccaagtttttgtttcttctttttctttcttttctctcttgttCCATCATTTTTGCTCcccatttcttctcttcttctttctctcctttCT atTCTTTTGGTGTTCAAAATGATGATCTCTCTGTTGATAAGGAGGTTTTCGCTCCTCTCTGTTCTTCTATCCCTAATG GAACCATATGTTGCGACAGAAGTAGCATTCGCTCTGATATCTGCATTATGAAAGGAGATATAAGAACGgattcttcttcctcctcaatCTTCCTCTACACCTCTCCTGATTCCCCGATTGAGTTTGACGATGATCACGGAGTGATCCAAGTcgaaaaaattaaaccatacACTAGAAAATGGGAGAAAAACACCATGGATACAATCGATGAATTGGAGCTTATTGTGAAACGAAAGAGCAATGATATTGATCAAAAGCACCGGTGCGATGTAAGACATAACGTCCCCGCCGTGTTCTTCTCGACGGGAGGCTATACGGGCAATGTTTATCACGAATTCAACGACGGGATTTTGCCACTTTATATAACTTCTCATAGTATGAATAAGGAGGTTGTTTTTGTGATCCTTGAGTATCACAAGTGGTGGCTAACAAAATATGCTGATATTCTTTCCCAACTCTCCAATTACCCTGTAATTGACctgagaaaaaacaataaaactcATTGCTTCCCACAAGTTATTGCTGGTTTGAGAATCCACGATGAGTTAACTGTGGACCCTTCATTGATGGAAGGGGGGAAGAGCATAGTTGATTTTCGGAACCTCTTGGACAAGGCGTACCAACCTCGAATCCGTGAGTTGATTCGACAAGAGGAGTTAGAAGCGAAGATTTCTTTGCATAGATCAAAGCGACCGAAATTGGTGGTTTTGTCACGGAAGGGGTCGTCAAGAGTGATAACGAATGAGAAGTTGATGGTGAAGATGGCGGAGAGAATGGGGTTCGAGGTGAAAGTTTTGAGGCCAGATAAAACCACAGAGTTGGCCAAGATTTATAGAGAGGTGAATGAAAGTAATGTATTGGTAGGAGTTCATGGAGCAGCAATGACACACTCTCTATTCATGAGGCCTAATGCGGTTTTCATCCAAATAATTCCACTGGGGACTGTTTGGGCAGCGGAAACATACTACGGGGAGCCTGCGAAGAAGCTGGGTTTGAAGTACATTGGGTACGAAATTGGGGCGAAGGAGAGTTCGTTATATAGTAATCACAACAAAGATGATCCTGTTCTAGTGAATCCGGATAGCATTACGAAAAAAGGGTGGGAATACACGAAGAAAATATATCTGGATGGCCAAAATGTGAGATTGAATCTTGGACGGTTTGAGAAGCGATTAGAGCGTGCTTATTACTATTGCATCGCCCGAGCTCGGGATGGTCGATCCCACtga